A section of the Streptomyces sp. SCL15-4 genome encodes:
- a CDS encoding DUF461 domain-containing protein codes for MSSSLRRGALAASAIVFSIASLAACGAGNDSQTLEIQPDNAATSVGAIKIQNALVITQPDLKSTGPAVISATLFNSGDTAETLESVALAGGTSAELKPVKGKSVTVPAGGSLVLGGKGNASATLPSGREAVQDGNAQKITFTFSKTGKVSLGAFVVPATSYFDQWGPSQIPSASASASASKSGAPGAHASASGKPEHSGEPGKTGEATPSGSASGEAATPGDSASQSAAGH; via the coding sequence GTGAGCAGCAGCCTTCGACGCGGCGCCCTCGCCGCCTCCGCCATCGTCTTCTCGATCGCCTCGCTCGCCGCATGCGGCGCCGGCAACGACTCGCAGACCCTGGAGATCCAGCCGGACAACGCGGCGACCAGCGTCGGCGCCATCAAGATCCAGAACGCCCTGGTCATCACCCAGCCCGATCTGAAGTCGACGGGTCCCGCGGTGATCTCCGCGACCCTGTTCAACTCCGGCGACACCGCCGAGACCCTGGAGTCCGTCGCCCTGGCGGGCGGCACGTCCGCCGAGCTGAAGCCCGTCAAGGGCAAGAGCGTGACCGTCCCCGCGGGCGGCTCGCTGGTCCTCGGCGGCAAGGGCAACGCCTCCGCCACGCTGCCGAGCGGCCGCGAGGCCGTCCAGGACGGCAACGCCCAGAAGATCACCTTCACCTTCAGCAAGACCGGCAAGGTGAGCCTGGGCGCCTTCGTGGTCCCGGCCACCAGCTACTTCGACCAGTGGGGCCCGTCGCAGATCCCGTCCGCGTCGGCGTCCGCCTCGGCCTCGAAGTCCGGCGCGCCGGGCGCGCACGCCTCCGCGAGCGGCAAGCCGGAGCACAGCGGCGAGCCCGGCAAGACCGGCGAGGCGACCCCGTCCGGCAGCGCCTCCGGCGAGGCCGCCACTCCGGGCGACTCGGCCTCGCAGTCGGCCGCCGGCCACTGA